The Mucilaginibacter gracilis genomic interval TAGCCAGTGCCACTGCCAAAGCCGAAGCGATAGTATCGGCATTGGTGTTAAGCAATTGCCCCGCACCATCGTGCGTTAAAGCCGAAAATACAGGTACAAAACCGGCATCAAGCAAATTTTTTAAGTTGCCGGGGTTAATTGAGTTATCGTCAATATCGCCAACAAAGCCGTAATCAATTGTTTTTACCGGCCTTTTTTTTGCTAAAATAAAATTTCCGTCGGCCCCGGTTAAACCAATTGCATTGCAATTAACCGCCTGCAAAGCGGCTACAATATTTTTATTAATTAACCCCGCGTAAACCATGGTTACAACGCGTAAAGTTTCAATATCGGTAATGCGGCGGCCATCTACCAATTTCGATTCGATACCCAGCGTTGTTGCCAATTGCGTAGCCACCTTACCGCCGCCGTGTACCAATATTTTATAACCATCCAGAGCCGCAAAATCTTTTAAAAAACGATGCAAATTCTCCGAGTTATCAATTACGTTACCACCTATTTTAATAATATGTAAGTTCATAAAGCCTTAACTTCCCAAAAAAGGAAAAATTTATCACTATAATGTGCAAATATAGCGAGTTAAGCGGCAATAGGCCTACTTACTTAAAAATTGATTAATTACGGCAAATTCTTTTTCGGGCTCCTCAACCTGTGGGTTATGGCCCGATTTTTCGAACATCACAAAGGTTGCCTGCGGGCAATACTCTTTAAACTTAACCATCATCCAGGGTACGGCAACCCTGTCATACCGGCCACCAATTATCAATATCGGCATTTTAAGAGTTTTCAGCTGTTTGCGATAATCAAAATTCCCAATATCGCTGCCTACAATAAAATCGCCGTCTTTACCTACCATTTGGTAATATAGCTTGGTATTGTTTGGGTTAGGGTAAGGTTTATAATTGCTGCCACCCTCAAACCGGGCCGGATTGTAGGCATACAAAAAACCATAAGGCACGCGCCCGTAAATATCCTGATGCCGCTCGTCGCTTGATACTGCTCCTTGTTCGCGTATCTGCATCAGTTCGCTCCACACCTCAGGGTAGTTTGTTTTAATTTCGTGGTTGGAGTTATCGTCGTTTTCTTGCCACATAATAAAGCTGTGAAAAGTGTCGGCTAAAATTACGTGGCTTAAATGTTGAGGGTACTTTAACGCATAGCCCTGTGCAACAACGCCACCATACGAGTGTCCCAAAACTGTAACCTGCTCAAATTTTAAAGCTTTGCGCAGGCCCTCAATATCGTCAATATCGCGCTCCAGTGTGTATTCGCTTACGTTTTTTGCCGTGTCAGATTTTCCCCTGCCAAAGGCGTCAAAGTAAATTAACTGGTGGTGGTTATCTGCAAGTGGGTCAAAGCTGCGTAGGCCCAAGTGCGTGCCGCCGGGTCCGCCGGCAATAAAAATAATAGGGTCGCCCTGGCCAACTGTTACCACCCAAAGTTTTGCGCCGTTAACGGTTATGTATTTGCCGTCGGTCCAGCTATCAACCTTTTTAATTTGTGCAGTAACATTGCTTGTTATAAAAAAAACGAGAATAAGGTATGCTAATTTTTTCATGCTTTTAATTAAGATACAGCCAAAATAACTAACATTTTGCTATCCTCTTAATATTGTAATATATAGTTGTAAAAAATGTTTTTGTTGATAAATTGTCAACGTTTAGTTAATAAGATTTCAATTTATTGCAAACATAAAAGCAATTGTTACCTTTATTTTAAATGGATGTGTTTTAGTAATATGTTATGCAGTTAAACGAGATCATACAGCATCCGCGGGTGCTTATTATAGGCGGCGGTTTTGGCGGTATTGAGTTAGCCAAAAAGCTGAAAGATAAACCGTTTGAGGTTTTGATGGTTGATAAAAACAATTACCATACCTTCCAGCCCATGCTTTATCAGGTTGCTATGGGCGATATTGAGGCCGATTCGATAGCATTTCCTATCCGTAAAATATTTACCGGGCAAAAAAACTTTACGTTCCGGATGGCAACGGTTGAGCGCATTAACCCGGAAAAGAACACAGTTGATACAAATATTGGCGAAATACCATATGACTATGCAGTAATAGCAACCGGATCGGACACTAATTACTTTGGTAATGATGAGCTTAAAAAGCGCACCATGCCCATGAAAAGTATCCCCGAGGCACTTAACCTGCGCAGCCTGATACTGCAAAACGTAGAAAAAGCACTGGTTACCACAGATGCCGCAGAACGCAATGCCCTGCTTACTTTTGTAGTGGTAGGAGGGGGGCCAACCGGCGTTGAACTATCGGGAGCGCTGGCCGAAATGCGCAATTATGTACTGACCTACGATTATCCCGAACTAAAGAAAGAAGATATGAAGGTTTACCTTGTTGAAGGTAAATCGGAAGTGTTGGCTGTAATGTCGCCCCAGGCTTCGCAAAAAGCTAAAGATTATTTAATTGGCCTTAACATAGAGGTACATAATAGCGTTCACGTTAAAAGTTACGATGGCTGTGCCCTGGTTATTGATGATGGCACAATTATACAAACCCGCAATGTGCTATGGGCTGCCGGCGTAAAAGGCGAGGTTTTGAAAGGCATTCCGGAAGGTGTGATAGTGCGTGGAAACCGCATCCAGACTGATGAGTTTAGCCGTATTAAGGGTTATCTTAATTTGTTTGCTATTGGAGACGTTGCCGCCATAATAACACCCGAAACACCCGAAGGGTACCCTGGCGTAGCCCCGGCAGCAATGCAACAGGGCAAGCAACTAGCCAAAAATTTGATTAAAATAATTAATGGAGAACAGCCCGAGCCATTTAAGTATTTTGATAAGGGCTCACTGGCAACTATAGGTAAAAACTTGGCTGTTGCCGATTTAGGGAAACTGCATTTTCAAGGCTTTTTTGCCTATATGATTTGGGGTGTGGTGCATCTTTTCTCGTTGATTAGTGCCCGTAACCGTATCATCGTATTTATTAACTGGATAGGTAGCTACTTTAGCAATAATAGCGGTTCGAGGTTAATTATCAGAAAATATGATCCCGACGCTATTAAACCTGAATAAAAAAAGGCAATTTCTTTTATAAAACATAACACTTTGGGTTGTGATAGCTTTTTTAAAAGAAATTGCCTCGTTTAATCAGTTACATACAGCCATAAACAATAATTAGTACCCAACAGTAAACCGTTGTTTAATAAATTGCGGCTTTTCTAATTCGTCAATCAAAGCTACAGCGTAATCGTCATACGTAATTTTACTATTACCATAATCATCAAATACAGGGTTATCTTTGCCTAACCTAAATTTACCGGTGCGTGTACCGGGTTCAATAATAATTGCCGGGCTAAAAAATGTCCAATCTAAATCGTTGGCTTTACGAAATACTTCCAGCGAATGGCGTTGCTCGTTAGCAGCCAGTTTATATTCGGGCGGGAAGTTTGGCGAATCAACCAGTTGTAAACCTGGGGCAACCTCAAGGCTGCCTGCACCACCAACGTTAATGATGCGCTTAACGCCAGCTTGCCTCGCAGCATCAATAACCGATTGCGCCACTACGCTAAACACCGGGAAGGTTTCGGGCTTGCTCCAATCAACCCCAAACGAGCTTACTACGGCATCATGTCCTTTTATTATTTGGGCAAGTTGGTCTGTGTTTAACGCATCGCCTTTTACAAACGTTAAGTTGGCGTGTTTAAATTGTAGTTTCTCCGGGTTGCGCGCAATGCCTGTTACCTGGTGGCCGCGGTTTATTGCTTCTTCTAAAATTCGTGAGCCTATGTTTCCGTTGGCTCCAATAATTGCAATTTTCATGTTATTTGTTGTTTAATTGTAATGTATTTTGTTACAGTTATGTATAAAAAAATTATTCAAATTGATTTACAAATTGTTGTAGGGTAGTTGTTTTTAACTGTGCAACCAGGGCACATTCTGCATCGTGGTATAAGTTAGAGAGGTGCTTTTCAATTTGCCTGCCAACCGGGCAGGCCGGGTTTGGCGTGTTTTTAGATTTGCCCAATAATGGCAATTGCTTTAGGGCTTGGTAAACATCCGATAAACAAATATCGCTGGCGGGTTTATTTAGAAAAGTGCCACCGTTTTTACCTTCGCGGCTGCCCACTAAATTGTGCTTCCGCAAATTAATGAGTTCTTTACGTACCAATACCGGGTTAATATTAATGCTCGAAGCTATAAAGTCGGACGTTAATACTTCGCCTTTAGCACTCGCCAAAAGTGTTAATATGTGTACCGATATAGAAAAGCGACTGTTATTCATTACTGTAATATTTATTATTACAGTACAAATGTAATGATGTTTTTTGGAAATGCAATTAAATAAAATTTAAGATGAAAAATTAGGGTTAAACGTTGTTTTCGAGTCGTATTTTACTTATATTGTATAACTATACAAGGGGTTTATGGATCAACGTCAAAAGACTTTCGAGCGGTCGGTAAGGGAGCGCCCGCACATGTATCTGGGTAATGATGGTGTCATAGGTCTTTTTGCAGGACTTATTACCGATTACATTGAACTCTATAATACCAGCAATATTTTTTTTACGATTACGATCCTCGGAGCTAATATCTTTTCTTTTAATATCCAGCTTAAAGAACGCCTTGTTATGCCTAAAGAAACTTCCAGAGTATCTGCCAATGCCATTTTTTTTGTTCAGGTATTAAAAGTGATCTCAAAAAAACTCGAGGTCCAAAATGGTGTCATGAATCAGACCGAATTTAATTTTAACTTAGATAGTGATATAAACCTTGATCTAACCGCCGATTATCAAAAATTATGTGAAGAAATTAGCCTGTTGGCGATGTTAAATACCCAGATAGAAATTTTTGTAAAAGATCTTAGGCTAAACTATACGAGTCAAAATTATTATAATTTCCCTCAAGGCATTTTTTATTGGTTTGATCGGCTGAATAATGAAGCTTCAGGCAAACCCCGGTTTAAAGTTACTTTTGAGGGTATGGCGCAAGGCTTTCATTATCGAATAGGACTTGCATATCGTACAGATTGGTATCCCTCACCCGTTATTTTAAGTTTTGCCAATAATATTACTACCACCAGGGGAGGAGACCTGGTTGATGGTGTTTTAAGCGGTTTAATGTCCGCATCTCGACAATTTTTAAAAGATAATGGCTCAACAACATTTAATATAAAGCGCAAAAAACTATATAATGGCTTAATATTGGTTTGTGCGGTTAAAGGTAAGGATCTTACATATAACGGTAGTTTTAAAGAGATTCTTGTAAGTAAAGAGGTTAAGGCACAAGCAAAAGAAATAGTTAAAAAATTAATTACTGATCTCTTTTGGCAAAATAAAGATGTAGCAGAAAGCTTTTTGTTCAGGTTTGACAAGCAACAAATACCGAGCGATATCTACTGAGTACTACCCAAAGCTGCCGTGGGACACCTGCTTAGAGTCTACTATAATCAGGCCTCCGCTCTTTGCGTAACTTCTATAACCGAAGAGACAAAAACATGGTAAATATGGGTATTCTACAACTGCGAACACCAATGAACCAAGGGCTATCTGGCAACCATAGGTGAAAATTTGGCTGTTGCCGATTTAGGGAAACTACATTTTTAAGGCTTTTTTGCCTATATGATTTGGGGCGTGGTGCACCTTTTCTAGCTGATTAGCGCCGGTAACCGTATCATCGTTTTTATTAACTGGGTAGACAGCTACTTTAGCAACAATAGCGGTTCGAGGTTAATTATCAGAAAATATAACCCCACGTAATCAAACCCGAATAAAAAGGCAATTTAAAAGGGCCTGTTAGCCCTTCTTCATGTATTGGGCAATCATCACCTCGTTATTATCGGCGCTCGCTTCAAACTCGGTAATAATGTTTTTGCGCTCAACCTCGCTGCGGTTTTGGCTTAATTTGTTTTTTGCCTGTAAATCTGTTACCTTAATTTCAAAAGCTATAATTCCGTTAAGCATCCTCAATTTAAACTCATCGGGCAAACCGTTCCATTGTGCTAAATAGGCGGTATCATAAAAGGTTATACTTTTCTCCATTAATTGCAGCATTCCCTCAGTATCGGCAATAATTGTAGCCTCGCCATAGGCATGTACGGCAATGTAGTTCCAGGTTGGTACGCTTTGTTCTTTTTGGTAATGTTTAGGCGAAATATAAGCATGTGGCTCGGTGAATATCACCAAAACGGTATTATCCAAACGGTTAGCCTGCGGGTTTGCCTTGGCAAAGTGCGACAAAATGTAAATGTCGCCGTCGCGCTGTTCTATAATAAAAGGAAGATGCGTAGCAACCGGCAAATTATTAGCCGATGTAACAATGCTCCCAAAGCTATATTTTTGCATAAAAGCAACTATCTCGCCTGTATCGTTATTTGCAAAGTGCTTTGGTATGTACATCTTAATTTTTAAGTAAGGCTCTCTAACATTTTCTTTAATACCGCTTGCGCAGCCCACACGCGGTTACCGGCTTCATGCACTACAACTGAGCTTGGCCCGTCCAATATTTCGGCAGACAGCTCCAGATCGCGCCTTACGGGAAGGCAGTGCATTACTTTGGCATTGTTGGTTTCGGTAAGGCTGGCGTTGGTTAACATCCAGTCTTCATAACCGCCTGTAACTTTGCCATAAGGCTCATAAGCCGACCAGTTTTTTACATAAATAAAATCGGCATCAAGTAAAGCCTCCTGTTGGTTATGTGTAATAGTTGCGCCCTGGGTAAAATCGGTACATAACTCATAGCCCGGTGGGTGAGCTATTACAAAATCAACCTCAGCTTTACACATCCATTCGGCAAACGAGTTTGGTACGGCTTGCGGTAATGGTTTAACATGCGGCGCCCAGGTTAATACAACCTTTGGCCAGGGGCGGGTTTTTAATTCGGTAATGGTAACCAAATCGGCAAGGCTTTGCAGCGGGTGCCGCGTTGCCGATTCTAAACTAACCACCGGTATACCGCAGTATTTTA includes:
- a CDS encoding FMN-binding negative transcriptional regulator gives rise to the protein MYIPKHFANNDTGEIVAFMQKYSFGSIVTSANNLPVATHLPFIIEQRDGDIYILSHFAKANPQANRLDNTVLVIFTEPHAYISPKHYQKEQSVPTWNYIAVHAYGEATIIADTEGMLQLMEKSITFYDTAYLAQWNGLPDEFKLRMLNGIIAFEIKVTDLQAKNKLSQNRSEVERKNIITEFEASADNNEVMIAQYMKKG
- a CDS encoding NAD(P)-dependent oxidoreductase yields the protein MKIAIIGANGNIGSRILEEAINRGHQVTGIARNPEKLQFKHANLTFVKGDALNTDQLAQIIKGHDAVVSSFGVDWSKPETFPVFSVVAQSVIDAARQAGVKRIINVGGAGSLEVAPGLQLVDSPNFPPEYKLAANEQRHSLEVFRKANDLDWTFFSPAIIIEPGTRTGKFRLGKDNPVFDDYGNSKITYDDYAVALIDELEKPQFIKQRFTVGY
- a CDS encoding RrF2 family transcriptional regulator, whose product is MNNSRFSISVHILTLLASAKGEVLTSDFIASSININPVLVRKELINLRKHNLVGSREGKNGGTFLNKPASDICLSDVYQALKQLPLLGKSKNTPNPACPVGRQIEKHLSNLYHDAECALVAQLKTTTLQQFVNQFE
- a CDS encoding alpha/beta fold hydrolase translates to MKKLAYLILVFFITSNVTAQIKKVDSWTDGKYITVNGAKLWVVTVGQGDPIIFIAGGPGGTHLGLRSFDPLADNHHQLIYFDAFGRGKSDTAKNVSEYTLERDIDDIEGLRKALKFEQVTVLGHSYGGVVAQGYALKYPQHLSHVILADTFHSFIMWQENDDNSNHEIKTNYPEVWSELMQIREQGAVSSDERHQDIYGRVPYGFLYAYNPARFEGGSNYKPYPNPNNTKLYYQMVGKDGDFIVGSDIGNFDYRKQLKTLKMPILIIGGRYDRVAVPWMMVKFKEYCPQATFVMFEKSGHNPQVEEPEKEFAVINQFLSK
- a CDS encoding NAD(P)/FAD-dependent oxidoreductase: MQLNEIIQHPRVLIIGGGFGGIELAKKLKDKPFEVLMVDKNNYHTFQPMLYQVAMGDIEADSIAFPIRKIFTGQKNFTFRMATVERINPEKNTVDTNIGEIPYDYAVIATGSDTNYFGNDELKKRTMPMKSIPEALNLRSLILQNVEKALVTTDAAERNALLTFVVVGGGPTGVELSGALAEMRNYVLTYDYPELKKEDMKVYLVEGKSEVLAVMSPQASQKAKDYLIGLNIEVHNSVHVKSYDGCALVIDDGTIIQTRNVLWAAGVKGEVLKGIPEGVIVRGNRIQTDEFSRIKGYLNLFAIGDVAAIITPETPEGYPGVAPAAMQQGKQLAKNLIKIINGEQPEPFKYFDKGSLATIGKNLAVADLGKLHFQGFFAYMIWGVVHLFSLISARNRIIVFINWIGSYFSNNSGSRLIIRKYDPDAIKPE
- the argB gene encoding acetylglutamate kinase — its product is MNLHIIKIGGNVIDNSENLHRFLKDFAALDGYKILVHGGGKVATQLATTLGIESKLVDGRRITDIETLRVVTMVYAGLINKNIVAALQAVNCNAIGLTGADGNFILAKKRPVKTIDYGFVGDIDDNSINPGNLKNLLDAGFVPVFSALTHDGAGQLLNTNADTIASALAVALAKTYQTTLIYCFEKKGVLQDIDDEDSLIREIDPERYEELKEKQIINGGMLPKLDNAFTAIACGVKAVIIGKADELGLLKQNHSFGTRLSTRI
- a CDS encoding Rossmann-fold NAD(P)-binding domain-containing protein, encoding MKLFSSVNDVTDINQLVADALALKQNPYAHQHLGKNRTLGLIFLNPSLRTRLSTQKAAMNLGMNVMVMNMDKEGWALELNDGVVMNGTTVEHIREAAGVMGQYVDILGVRSFPGLKDRELDYSEEIFNKFVKYCGIPVVSLESATRHPLQSLADLVTITELKTRPWPKVVLTWAPHVKPLPQAVPNSFAEWMCKAEVDFVIAHPPGYELCTDFTQGATITHNQQEALLDADFIYVKNWSAYEPYGKVTGGYEDWMLTNASLTETNNAKVMHCLPVRRDLELSAEILDGPSSVVVHEAGNRVWAAQAVLKKMLESLT
- a CDS encoding DNA topoisomerase subunit B, which produces MDQRQKTFERSVRERPHMYLGNDGVIGLFAGLITDYIELYNTSNIFFTITILGANIFSFNIQLKERLVMPKETSRVSANAIFFVQVLKVISKKLEVQNGVMNQTEFNFNLDSDINLDLTADYQKLCEEISLLAMLNTQIEIFVKDLRLNYTSQNYYNFPQGIFYWFDRLNNEASGKPRFKVTFEGMAQGFHYRIGLAYRTDWYPSPVILSFANNITTTRGGDLVDGVLSGLMSASRQFLKDNGSTTFNIKRKKLYNGLILVCAVKGKDLTYNGSFKEILVSKEVKAQAKEIVKKLITDLFWQNKDVAESFLFRFDKQQIPSDIY